One Mugil cephalus isolate CIBA_MC_2020 chromosome 17, CIBA_Mcephalus_1.1, whole genome shotgun sequence genomic window, CCCAGGTCGTGGACATAAAAGCCTCGCTCCTCGCCGACACACGCCCCCTCTCCGGCCTGCCCTCGGTACTGAACCACCGCATGGTACCTGGAGATGGACGGGTGCTCCAGGGAGACGTCGCACACGGGTAAACGACCCACCACAAAGTAACTCCTGTGAGTGAGGGGCACCGTGTCCACTATAGCGCCGTTTTTAAGGATTTCGAGGGCATATGGGACGTCCGAAGCGATGCCACCCCAGGGCGGCTCAGTGTACGGGAGAGGGGGGAACTTGCCAGCGGGGGGAGCTTTGACAGGGAGCGCCCGAGGTTTAGcttctgttttggttttgacagGAGCTGCCTTCGTGGGCCTTTCGACTTTATTCTCCTCTTCCTGACCTGTTCCCGGGGTGTTCCCATCAGCAGCATCCTCCGAAGGCTTCTCCGTGGCGGTGTCTTCAACGCGAGCGGCGTCGTTTTCTTTGACAATTTTCGGCTCTGCTGTCGACGGCTTGGACGGAGCGGCGACGTTGCTGCGTTTGAGGGAAGGCGCGGCGAAAAGAGCCGGTTTCTTAAAAGGCTCCTccgtttctgtctcttttttcatCAGTTCTCCCTTCGGATTTTCGCCTCCTCTGTTCTCTGCGGTCGGATCCTCGCCCGTATCCATTATAGAGCTTGTTTCTTCCTCCGCATTGCTCACGCTCCCGTCTGCTGGCGGGGAGGCAGCCATGTTTACTTGGTGCGACTGTGAAAAAGTGTCCGGGTCCCCTACGCCTTTAACACCTCTCAAAAGAACCCAATGGAGAATATAGTcctgagaaaatgttttaaaaaatatacggTTTAAATATACATGGCTACACGCGcccattcatattttatattttttattttatcagtcaaaattaatattttgttgcGGAACTGACGTCTTCTGTAGCTGTTCACCCGAGCTATTTTCACCAAGGACGAAATCTGCGAGTTCCTGTGCAGCTTCCTTCAAACTTACAAAGCTACTGGATTCACTTATCAAGAGACATCTCATCGTCTCAGGGTAACAGCTGTTTTTTAACCTATATGTAATTTAACTAGCTAAAGAGGATGTTTGGTAGATCCCTGGCTAGTGTGTAATTTGGTAGCTTCTTCGTTGTGAGAGTAATTTTTCCTCTGATGCGTTTTACATGCTTACGCAGGACCAAATTGTCCTGTCTGGCACTTGACGAGTTGTGACTGCGATCTTGTAGTCTGGGAAACAGATGTTCGTGTTAAACATTTGCTTCAGAGTTAATGCAAATCAATGCAAGTTACTCGTCAATTCGGGGTAGATTCGGGGTAGATTACATGAACGAAATAAGTTCTTCGTTTATCTCATGCACACTATTTCCACTGTCTTGTTATGTCATAGCAATCGTGATGGTGTTGTAATGgatctttgaatgttttttttgttgttgttgttggtattAAATTCCTCAGGAGTTGATCAGTATTTGGTACTAATGTGGATCTCTGTGTCAGCAGGAATAGCCCAAATACAAGGGGAAGGCTAGTTTTATCACAAGTTGTCAGACACTTAGAAATAAGCAGAATATCAGATATTAAACATCCTGCATTAGAGTGGATTAAccatgataaataaaataaaatgaattgaagtGATGCACATTTTACATTCCTGGGATAACTGCATGGTACGACAGCAAAAGACAGAACATTAACCTACCTTAGAAGACAAGCAAGTCGATGGAGCAAACAGAAGCTccaattttagctttgttttttggctaTATCATGACCTGAATGAATCACTTTCTTGtcccttttccattttttaagtCTGGATCCAGCTTGTGTCTTTGATCGGTCATTATGATGCGCTACTGGGGTGAGATCCCCGGACCTGCGGGGGCTCCTCCCAGTCGCAGCTCTTTTGACTTGCTCCAGCGCGAGTTTCGCTCCGTGGAGATGCAGGACCCTCCCCTGCACCAACCGTCGGCCCAGCGTCCGCGGCCCACCACGATGTTGGACATCCCATCCGAGCCGTGCAGCCTCACTATCCACACTGTGCAGCTCTGCCAGCACGCTCGGCGCCTCCGTGGCCTTTTGGCAGCAGcccaggctcaggctcagggtCAGAGCTCAGCGTCCTCTGAGGGTGGCAGCAGACTGGAGGAGGCTGACACCAACCTGCCTCTACGTCCTCCCACCCCACCTGTCATGCCAGATGACCTGCTGCCCGTGGACAGCAAAGCCCCCCGACAGCCGTTTCAACTCCGCCACAGTGACCCTGAAAGTGACTTCTATAAGTAAGTTTGAGATTGTACTCCTCTCTTGTAATGAAATACCACCTGTATCTATTTATATTCTAATCAGCCAGTCACagttatgataataataacaataatgtgtaattcatatttttttatatatccaACATTTCACTGATATAATCTCATTCAGTTAATCAACCAGTCTTCACCTCATCTGGTTCTTCATTCATAAGGGGTAAAGGCGAACCTGTCACAGAGCTGAGCTGGCCCTCCTGCAGGCAGCTTCTGTATCAGTCAGTAGCCACCGTCCTGGCCCACGCCGGCTTCGAGTCTGCTCAGGAGAGTGTGCTAGAGACCCTGACCGACCAGGTCCATGAGCATTACCTGCGTCTCACCCGCCTGCTGCGAGTGGCGGTGGACCGGGAGGCCCGGCTGGGAGCCAGTCCCTTCCCAGACGTGGTGGAGCAAGTGTTCCATGAGGTGGGGGTCGGCAGCGTGCTGGCCCTGCAGCGATTCTGGCAAGTGAGGATCAAGGACTATCACAGCTACATGCTGCAGGTGAGGTTGGAAAGTATACATTTCAGATTCATTTATCAGCCATCCTGAGATAATATCTCTGGATGTGCAAAGTCACCTATCTGAGCTCATTGATGTTGTGTCTCACTGACTATGAGCTGAAATTATAaactacagtggtgtgaaaaagtgttggcccccttcctgatttcttttttttttttttttgcatgattgTCACAACTAAATGTCTCAAATCATCACACCAagttaaatattagtcaaagataacacaagtaagaacaaaatgcagattttaaataaaggtttttattattaagtgaaGGCAGAGTTCAAACCTACatgaccctgtgtgaaaaagtgaaaatataactgtggtttatcacacatGAGTTCAATTTGTCTGATGACTGCTCAATCAAGAAATAACTTAAATAGGACCTGTCTGACAAaatgaagtagaccaaaagatcctcaataGATAGATATCTTGCAGAGATTCAAAGAAATTCAGGaccaaatgaaaagaaagtaactgagatctatcagtctggaaaaggttataaagccttTTCTTAAGCTTTGTTACTCCAGTGAAACACAGTGAGAGACATTATCCACAagtggtgaaaacatggaacagtggtgaaccttctcAGGACTGGCCGGCTGACTGACCAAAATTAACCCAAGAGAACAGCAATGACTCATACAAGAGGTTCCAAAAAGTCCCCACAataacatccaaagaactgcaggcctcacttggctcagttaaggtcagtgttcatgactctaCAAAAACCGCTACTGAGCAAAGAGAACATCACATCAaacctccaatgtggctgaattacaactcatctgcaaagatgagtgggcctAAATGGCTTCACAGcactgtaaaagactcattacAAGTTATCACAAACGCTTGGTTGCAGTTATTGCTGCTAAGGATGGAACAACCATTAGGTTTAGAGgacaatcactttttcacacagggccatttaggtttgattttttttcttcttaataataaaagtcttcatttaaaaactgcattttgtgtgtacttgtgttatctttgtcttatatttaaattagt contains:
- the supt7l gene encoding STAGA complex 65 subunit gamma, which produces MMRYWGEIPGPAGAPPSRSSFDLLQREFRSVEMQDPPLHQPSAQRPRPTTMLDIPSEPCSLTIHTVQLCQHARRLRGLLAAAQAQAQGQSSASSEGGSRLEEADTNLPLRPPTPPVMPDDLLPVDSKAPRQPFQLRHSDPESDFYKGKGEPVTELSWPSCRQLLYQSVATVLAHAGFESAQESVLETLTDQVHEHYLRLTRLLRVAVDREARLGASPFPDVVEQVFHEVGVGSVLALQRFWQVRIKDYHSYMLQVSKDLSEEYERLVNPEKALEDSKPPRIKEEPMSDISFPVSEEPEADLASGDQALPMGVLGAHAERLASGLDAEHSPHTSGGGGANNSPLWPQVKMEPQDGEEGQGSGHHHHHHHHHHGVLGGDVFEEGGPMSTMSESGGAMAPSPGGAGSDASYASHSPDSLMGTSPVFNQRPKKRMKKM